The genomic interval GTGTCTGATGAGGATTGAAAGTATCTGCGTCTTCATAACGTCTGGAGAGGGCGAGAAACTCATAAACCTGCCTCCGCAACGGGCAtatagcaataaaaaaaacagcaaaagggGCCCTGAATACTTTTTTCTTGGCTTTATCTCCTGGTCTATAGTTATTAATCCTAAATGTTGCAAGAATGGACCTGTCCGAGGCGGGGTTTCCACCCACTTTCCCCTCCTTTTTTGcgcctccttctcctcctcctttggATATCAAGTGGCCACCAGCCAGCTTTTGATTTAAGAATCGTTTGTCTTTACCGGGGGATGTCATAAAAAAGAAGGGAGAGCAGACTCTGAAGTGCAGCAAGAAGATTTTAGATTTTGGTAAAATCTGCGGAGGCGAGCTCAAACGGAGAGAGGGAGCGGAAGAGAGCGCACGGCGCACAGACCAGATGCaaggaggagagggagaaagacGCACCTATTTTCAGTGGCACTCTGGCTGGATGCGCGCAAAAAACTCTGACAAAAGAGGGCGGTTAGAAGGAGAATCGTATGAATTTGTGGAACCTGGCAGAATTTAACTAGCATTTATTTACCTACTGCATTTTTTGGCAAAGAAAGTAATGCAGCTGCTGACTGAGCGAGCAGAGCACTTCGTGAGTTAGAGCTGGCTCTGGTAAtttttttgcagatattttTGCAGCAGAACTAACCAGTAAAAATGACGGGACTCTTTCTAACAAGAATGCTGAGAATTGTCACGATTTTTGTGCTGACAGCGCAGCACGTTACCGGTAAGACGCTGAAGTATCAGATTTTCGAGGAGCAGAAGGTCGGCACAGTAATCGCACGCTTGAGAGACGATGTCGCGGACGTTTTGGCAAAACTTCCCAGCTCGGTGTCACTACGCTTTAGAGCAATGCAGCGGGGGAGCTCCTCTTTTCTCACCGTGCGTGAGCAGGACGGAGAGATCAGCATCAGGACCAAGATCGACCGGGAGAAACTCTGCGAGAAGAACCTCAACTGTTCAATTCAGTTCGACGTTCTGACGCTCCCCACAGAGCACCTCCAGCTGTTTCACGTCGAAGTAGAAGTACTAGACATTAACGACAACACGCCGCAATTCGCCCGAGCCCTCATCCCCATCGAGATTTCAGAAAGCGCGGCCATCGGATCGCGCATTCCCCTGGACAGTGCAACGGACCCCGATGTCGGTGAGAACTCCTTATACACATACGCTCTAGAGCCAAATAGAAACTTCAAGATAGACGTGCAGTCCAGGAGCGACGGGGTTAAGTACGCCGAGCTGGTGGTACTTAAGGAGCTGGATCGGGAGGTGCGCTCCAGTTACGAACTTCAGTACACAGCCTCCGACAGGGGCGTTCCCCCGAGGACGGGATCTACCCTCCTCAGAATCAATATCGCTGACTCTAATGACAACAGTCCTGTTTTTGAGAAATCATCCTATGTTATAAATCTGCCTGAAAACTCACCTGTTGGCACTCTGCTCATTGACTTAAATGCAACAGACGCGGATGAAGGCACAAACGCAAAAATTGCATATTCATTTAGCAATCACGTGTCCCCCAAAATTATAGAGACGTTTAAAATTAACACGGACAGTGGCCATCTGACCCTTATCAAGCGTGTGGACTATGAAACAGTAAATTCCTATGATATTGATGTGCAAGCTCAAGACATGGGTCCAAACTCCATGCCTGCTCactgcaagatcttggtgaaagtGGTAGATGTGAATGATAACAAACCAGACATCAGCATCAATTTCCCTTCTCAGGGGAATGGAGATGCAGCTTATGTATCTGAGGCATCTCCACTGGACACTTTTGTTGCTTTGGTAAGAGTGGAGGACTTGGACTCTGGGTTAAATAAAGAAGTTGAGTGTAAACTTCATGGTCAGGGTTACTTCAAATTGCAGAAGACCTATGAGAACAACTACATGATTTTGACCAATGTGTCCCTGGACAGAGAGAAGAGGTCAGAGTTCAGCCTGACTGTAGTGGCTGAGGACCGGGGGAGCCCCAGTCTCTCCACTGTCAAACACTTCACAGTGCATGTTACAGACGAAAATGACAACCCACCACGTTTTGAAAAGGGACAATATGAGATCtttaaatctgaaaacaatGCTCCCGGAGCATACCTGACATCTATCATGGCTACTGATCCTGACCTGGACACAAATGGACAGGTGAGCTACTCCATCTTGGAAAACTCTATTCATGGAAGTTCCATTTCTACCTATGTCATCGTAGACCCCTCTAATGGTGCCATCTATGCTTTACGCTCTTTTGATCGGGAGGATGTGAGTCGCATCTCGTTTGTTGTGCAAGCCAAGGACGCGGGCAAACCTCCACTGACAAGCAACGCTACAGTTGTTCTGAGCAttcttgatgaaaatgacaACCCCCCAGTTATTGTGGTTCCACAGCTGTGGAACTTTACTGCAGAAATTCCTGCTTCAAAGTTCACAGAGGCTGGACATTTACTGACAGTGGTGAGGGCGACTGATCGTGACACAGGGGTCAACGCTGATCTTATCTGCTCTATCGACAATGGCAACGAAGCAGGGTTTTTTGTTATTGAACCAAGAACATGCGAGATCCAAGCCAATGCCAGTCTTGAGCATTTCCCCCATGATCATGCTGAGCTCACTGTGGTGGTCAGAGATCAGGGGAGTGAAAGTCTTAGTGCTAAGGCAGTTCTAAAAATCAACCTCTATGAGAACATGGAGAACCATGTGCAGTCAGTGGACCAGGGGGAATTTGTGATCAATATGAACATGATTATCATCATCACGCTTGTGGTCATCTTGGCCATGCTCCTGGTCATCATGGTGCCCTTTGCCACTCACTGTAACCAGGAAAAAAAGGACACGAGGCACTCTTACAACTGCCGGGTGGCAGAGTCCACCCACCAGCACCACCCAAAGAAGCCTTCTCGCCAAATCCACAAAAGCGACATCACCATGGTACCCACAGTGAACGGCACCCTCCCCATCAGGGCCCACCACCGCTCACCATCAGCCACGCCTCCAATGGACCGGGCCCAGATGGGAGTTCCACAGAACCATCACAGCCGCCAGTCCCTCAACAGCCTGGTGACCATCTCGTCCCATCACATCCCAGAGAGTTTTGCCCTGGAAATGGCACATGCGACTCCACCAGTGGAGGTGAGCATGAGCAGACACACATACAGCAAATTCCTCTGAAACATATCAAATGTGGTTCAGGTTCATCAGTCCTAAATTTTCTGTCTCAGAATTTTTACCCACacaatctctctctctctctctccctctctctcgtacacacacacacacacacacacacacaaaacaacctCCTCCACATACAGCTGTCTCTGAGCAAATTAAGTCATCGCCAAATGTGACAGTGACTTAATCAAGGGTGCCCTGTAGTCCAGACTGACTACCATTAAAACTGATGATGATTATATATGCCTTTGTCTTTAACTTGTTTACACCCTGTTGCCATTACCTCCATCATTGCCATGACTCAACCCTCAGTCAAATGTTTCCATATTCATGTAGACTCATCCCACTCCCAGTCTCCcccttttaatattatttttttcatttaaatgtcatCCATTTTGTATCATCCATTTTAAGCAGCCTCTCCATCAtccattttgtgtttactcaacCATTATTTTGTCTTCTGTCTTGTCTTTTGTTTTCCCAATCTTCAATGTCCCCTCTGTTATTCATTCCTacccttttcttttcatttggtttatttttttcccctttgttttgtcattttttttttttaatgtagcaAGTCTCACAGCTTCTGTCCATGCTCCATCAGGGCCAGTACCAGCCCAGACCCAGTTTCCGTGGCAACAAATACTCCCGCAGCTACAGGTAATTTACCCCAATCCCCTCAGCCccccttttctttattttcctaaaaagaCTAGCCTTTGTTCACTTTCCAATTCACTTGTTTCTCATTGTGTAGTTAAATTTCACTTGTCAGTTGATCTGTTACATGTTTTAATGGTTTGTGagtgtttttttcacattcaaATTGTTATCACGCCAGTTTCATTCAGGGTAAAAGAATGCAATTAATTTGTCTAACAACAATTTCCATGTATTTCTCATTGAAACCAGGCTGTGGTTGTAAAAGTCTGCATCTATCAGAACTTTCATCATAATATCCACTTATACCATCTAAGTGATAGATTTGGTGATGCCCCTGGTGGCTGCTGTAAAAGATTTATCGATGAGATCTACCTGCATTGTAGAATTTATGGGCCAAGCCTTGTCTTGCGATTTGACAGATTGCAGAAGCAGCCTCAAGTCTGAAATGATGGATTTAGTCTCCTCTGCAGGCCTGACTGAttcattcagaatcagaatcagctttattgccaagttcgtacatacaaacaaggaatttgactccggtacactttgctctttggttttgtttttgcattacagaatatacatatttacaatgtacaatatacacatatataataataaaaaggtgcatttgcaacatctgtatactgttgttttgtactctattgaatgttcaacagagaaacagcctgggggaagaaactgtctctgtggcggctggttttagcgaacagtgcaaAACAGCTTTCCAAGTGCAAAATATGTAAACTTGCATCATTAGTTTTCAGACACTATGGTGTTTACAAACTACCtcactgtttttctgtttctaggTATGCGTTACAGGACATGGACAAGTTCAGCCTGAAAGACAGTGGGCGTGGGGACAGTGAGGCAGGGGACAGTGACTGTGAGATGGGGCGGGAATCCCCAGTGGACAGGCTGCTGCTGGGGGAGGGGTTTTCTGACCTAATGCACCTCGAAATGCACCACCGACTCCACCCAGGTGAGATCCTTTCTACATTCCACTCTTTCTGAGTTGTCTTTACAGCTGGTGCTCCATGAACAtcactttttttctattttctcatCTTTTGCACCTTTCTAAGCATGACTCCATCCCTAACACATTCTGTGGCAGCAACTCAGCTATCACCTCTCGTTTTAGAGGATACATCACATTTTGGCTAAATTGGTTCTGTAAAACTTGTTATTTTGTATTTCtaattattatataataatagTTATAGTTATAACTCACTCAGAGTGAACTGAAGTGATGCTAAGACCTAAAATTTCCAcacctttttcttttaacttccAATTTTACAGAATATGAAACTTAGCTGAGTAAGCCACCTGTGAGACATCACCCAGGTCGCCCAGTCTGATACCTGCCAGAGAAATTTTAGCACCATGGACAATATTGAGCCTAAGCTTATTATATGTCTTTACACCTGCTTTTACGGCCACTAAATTTACACTGTTGAAGACATAATCACCATTGTACACTGCCCCATTCTTACACACAGCCCTCATTTCCACGCttgttttgacactgtgagagGGTAAAGCATGCCTGGCTGTTTTTGCGTGTGCAGTTGTGTTTGTGCGTTATCTGCCCCTAAGATAGAGTTGTGTCTGTAAAATCCTCCCCAGAGCGGAGATGAGTCACCTGTCACTCATCGGTATGCGTCTCAgggtgctgttttttttccccctcccttcactctttttttctcttggtGAGTGACAGTGGTGCGCTTTCATGTCTGAACTGAGGAGAATTCATAGTAATTGCTTTTAGAATGATGTTATTCTCTCCCTCTGTCACTGACTAGGTCCCTCTCTTTTAGTTTCTCCCACTTGTCCAAGAGCTCTTTCACATCTTACTGTCTTTCCTGTGTAGTCATTTATGTATTCTCAGGCTTTATTGAGATGgataagggaatggatggtGGACATGATCACTCTTTCTCACCCCATCTCTCCCTTTGAGAAAGACTTGGAGGTGGTGCAATTTGTCTCCCTCTATTCCCTGTCTGTTTTCTATtcgaaaattaagaaaaaaaaaatggagatAAGGTAATGGACTGACAAGGAGGGttatcattgtttttttcttcagtgtaATTATCTAttgaacattttttgtttaaattgctGAACATGCTTCAAAGAGTTTACTTTTTTGCAATCTAAATATAGAATCTGGTACAGTGTTACATAGatgaattatttaataaatatttacaatagCATTAAGGACACATTATAAATACAGTTAAtgcaattaataattattaagcctaaacaaaataataaatgcatCACTGTTTTTAATTGGTAACTGTCTGACCAGTAAAATATACCCAAATAttaatatcagtttttttaaACCCTTACTTACTGTaactttagaaaaaacaaactttcttttcaaaactataCTTTCTTGCAAAGTTTTTATTGTGCTCAGCCATCTTAGACTCTTGAATGAAACTGACAATAGGCAACTAAAGCACTTACATTCTCCACAAGAAAGCAAAAGACCTATATCTGTTTATGAGCATAGCACAAACTTTGTTAAAGAGGTAGAAGTCTCAGAAATGTGTGTGCCAGAAAGAATCTGTTTGTCATTATcggatttaaatgacaaatgCCCTCAACATGCACATCCCTGCTTAATAGTGAGAAGGCATCTGGACAAACCTGGCAAAATAGCAAAAAAATCCACTATCATCtgctacctgctacagccatccaccaccaggcccagctacctgctacagccatccaccaccaGCCCCAGCTACCTGCTAGAGCAATCCACCACAGCCCCAGCTACCTGCTAGAGCCAGCCACCACCAGGtccagctacctgctacagccatccaccaccaGCCCCAGCTACCTGCTAGAGTCATCCACCACCAGGtccagctacctgctacagccatccagCACCAGCCACAGCTACCTGCTAGAGCCATCCACCACCAAGtccagctacctgctacagccatccaccaccaGGCCCAGGTACCTGCCACCAACACCTCATCACCCTGACCATGCCGCCGCTCTACTTCACCTCAGATCTCCACAACTTTAAAAACCACCTATGTCCATCATCTGGATCAGATTGGCAAGGCCGTCCTCTACACAGACTCACATGGCACAAACCCCTGGCATATTTCTCACTAAATCAGACTGCACCCCCAGAAAACTGGTTTAACTGTCCATCACCAAGCCTACGCTGACTACCTTCTCCAATACAAAGATGCTCTAAACTCAGCTCGGTCCTCCCACTACTCAAACCTCATACACTCTAGCTTTTCTAACCCCAAGGCTCTTTTCTCCACAGTAAATAAACTCCTTAAACCCGGTGATAACATCCAACTCCTTCACAGTAAATAAGTGCAATGGCTTTCTGtcatttttccaaaacaaaatagaCACCATTTACAGTAATATAACTATTACCACTATCTTCTCAACCTCCTGATGTGATTCCCCACTTTCCAGCACTCGGTCTTTATATCAGTTCTCTCCCATGACCCCAGTGGAGTTGTCCAAACTCATTGCAGGCATCATCCCATCCAAGTTTGTAAATCTCCCTGTCATTTCCCCACTTATCGCTGACATCATCAACTCCTCCCTTAGCACTGGTTCAGTCCCCCCACCTCTCAAACTGGCTGCCGTGACCCCCATCCTCAAACAGCCCGGACTAAACCCTGACAATATGAGCAACTTCTGCCCCATTTCCAACCTTCCCTTTCTGTCTAAAATACTGGAACGTGCTGTTGCCAATCAACTCAAAACCCACCTTACTTCTAATGACTTGTATGAACCATTTCAGTCTGGCTTCTGTTCAGGTCACAGCACAGAAACTGCTCTCCTCAAAGTCCCCAATGATCTTCTCCTTTCCTCTGATTTTGGTCATCTCTCCATTCTCCTCCTTTTAGACTTCATCGCAGCCTTCGACACCATCAATCATGCCATTCTTCTCTCCTGTCTAAAATCCTCCCTCAACATCACTGGTACCGCCCTCTCCTGGCTACAGTCATATCTCACAAACAGGCAACAatttatggggtaagaacgctgtcaaaaacaatgtgtatgtaaagacggaaatgcatgcatattagtcaatagttgtgcataagtaaaatccaaaagaggtattgtatattttctttataagaatacaaaataaatgttacagcttcaagaaattacaaacgcaaagttcaagtttacagttgtggtttattctttatgaatacaatatgctataacagtttgtgaatatgatttattttctatgagaatacaaatttacatcagcgacttggcgtcCCGTGAtgtcaggctcagaatatagtgggtggagttatacaatgatgtacagtaggtggcagtatgcacctctgaatttgttgcaaaccgccaacagaagaagagaagaagaagcagcagcactagcgccaaataaacagaccaagagcatatattaacgacattaagacatatataaactttttaacattacctggctttgtactgtagtttcttggtccgtttatttggcgctagtgctgctgcttcttcttctcttcttctgctggcggttcacaacaaattcagaggtgcatactgccactgtacatcattgtataactccacccaatATATTCTGAGCATGAGATCACGTGatgccaagtcgctgatgtaaatttgtattctcatagaaaagaaatcgtgttcacaaactgttatagcatattgtattcataaagaataaaccacaactgtaaacttgaactttgtgtttgtaatttcttgaagctgtaacattttattttgtattcttatagagaaaatatacaatacctcttttggattttacttatgcacaactattgactaatatgcacacatttccgtctttacatactcATTGTTtatgacagcgttcttaccccataacaATTCATCAGCATCAATAACTGCACCTCCTCCACTGCTCCTCTATCACACGGTGTCCCCCAGAGTTCGGTGCTTGGCCCCCTACTCTTCATCCTGTACATGCTACCACTGGGTTCCATCATCGGCAGCCATGGTCTTCACTTTCAC from Girardinichthys multiradiatus isolate DD_20200921_A chromosome 5, DD_fGirMul_XY1, whole genome shotgun sequence carries:
- the pcdh18a gene encoding protocadherin-18a isoform X2 yields the protein MTGLFLTRMLRIVTIFVLTAQHVTGKTLKYQIFEEQKVGTVIARLRDDVADVLAKLPSSVSLRFRAMQRGSSSFLTVREQDGEISIRTKIDREKLCEKNLNCSIQFDVLTLPTEHLQLFHVEVEVLDINDNTPQFARALIPIEISESAAIGSRIPLDSATDPDVGENSLYTYALEPNRNFKIDVQSRSDGVKYAELVVLKELDREVRSSYELQYTASDRGVPPRTGSTLLRINIADSNDNSPVFEKSSYVINLPENSPVGTLLIDLNATDADEGTNAKIAYSFSNHVSPKIIETFKINTDSGHLTLIKRVDYETVNSYDIDVQAQDMGPNSMPAHCKILVKVVDVNDNKPDISINFPSQGNGDAAYVSEASPLDTFVALVRVEDLDSGLNKEVECKLHGQGYFKLQKTYENNYMILTNVSLDREKRSEFSLTVVAEDRGSPSLSTVKHFTVHVTDENDNPPRFEKGQYEIFKSENNAPGAYLTSIMATDPDLDTNGQVSYSILENSIHGSSISTYVIVDPSNGAIYALRSFDREDVSRISFVVQAKDAGKPPLTSNATVVLSILDENDNPPVIVVPQLWNFTAEIPASKFTEAGHLLTVVRATDRDTGVNADLICSIDNGNEAGFFVIEPRTCEIQANASLEHFPHDHAELTVVVRDQGSESLSAKAVLKINLYENMENHVQSVDQGEFVINMNMIIIITLVVILAMLLVIMVPFATHCNQEKKDTRHSYNCRVAESTHQHHPKKPSRQIHKSDITMVPTVNGTLPIRAHHRSPSATPPMDRAQMGVPQNHHSRQSLNSLVTISSHHIPESFALEMAHATPPVEGQYQPRPSFRGNKYSRSYRYALQDMDKFSLKDSGRGDSEAGDSDCEMGRESPVDRLLLGEGFSDLMHLEMHHRLHPAMRLCTDECRILGHSDQCWMPPISSPASSADYRNNMYIPGEESSQPPQLDDDESSVDSENRKSFSTFGKESGNEELGADGGGGGDAAGGGAGSLLTEMNSVFQRLLPPNIDSYTECTETSPPSSLLTTDRASSRGGNTVGNHSNNAVPQDSRRGLLPGGKGPAYPPGVAAWAANTHYLNPGNTSVGNNHVSSSSSSSSSTSTSTSTNGQPPHLKWLPAMEEIPENYEEDDFDSVFHQGHQTGKRCENRNEAGMDASELAHEINKLLQDVRQT
- the pcdh18a gene encoding protocadherin-18a isoform X1, whose product is MTGLFLTRMLRIVTIFVLTAQHVTGKTLKYQIFEEQKVGTVIARLRDDVADVLAKLPSSVSLRFRAMQRGSSSFLTVREQDGEISIRTKIDREKLCEKNLNCSIQFDVLTLPTEHLQLFHVEVEVLDINDNTPQFARALIPIEISESAAIGSRIPLDSATDPDVGENSLYTYALEPNRNFKIDVQSRSDGVKYAELVVLKELDREVRSSYELQYTASDRGVPPRTGSTLLRINIADSNDNSPVFEKSSYVINLPENSPVGTLLIDLNATDADEGTNAKIAYSFSNHVSPKIIETFKINTDSGHLTLIKRVDYETVNSYDIDVQAQDMGPNSMPAHCKILVKVVDVNDNKPDISINFPSQGNGDAAYVSEASPLDTFVALVRVEDLDSGLNKEVECKLHGQGYFKLQKTYENNYMILTNVSLDREKRSEFSLTVVAEDRGSPSLSTVKHFTVHVTDENDNPPRFEKGQYEIFKSENNAPGAYLTSIMATDPDLDTNGQVSYSILENSIHGSSISTYVIVDPSNGAIYALRSFDREDVSRISFVVQAKDAGKPPLTSNATVVLSILDENDNPPVIVVPQLWNFTAEIPASKFTEAGHLLTVVRATDRDTGVNADLICSIDNGNEAGFFVIEPRTCEIQANASLEHFPHDHAELTVVVRDQGSESLSAKAVLKINLYENMENHVQSVDQGEFVINMNMIIIITLVVILAMLLVIMVPFATHCNQEKKDTRHSYNCRVAESTHQHHPKKPSRQIHKSDITMVPTVNGTLPIRAHHRSPSATPPMDRAQMGVPQNHHSRQSLNSLVTISSHHIPESFALEMAHATPPVEQVSQLLSMLHQGQYQPRPSFRGNKYSRSYRYALQDMDKFSLKDSGRGDSEAGDSDCEMGRESPVDRLLLGEGFSDLMHLEMHHRLHPAMRLCTDECRILGHSDQCWMPPISSPASSADYRNNMYIPGEESSQPPQLDDDESSVDSENRKSFSTFGKESGNEELGADGGGGGDAAGGGAGSLLTEMNSVFQRLLPPNIDSYTECTETSPPSSLLTTDRASSRGGNTVGNHSNNAVPQDSRRGLLPGGKGPAYPPGVAAWAANTHYLNPGNTSVGNNHVSSSSSSSSSTSTSTSTNGQPPHLKWLPAMEEIPENYEEDDFDSVFHQGHQTGKRCENRNEAGMDASELAHEINKLLQDVRQT
- the pcdh18a gene encoding protocadherin-18a isoform X8, whose amino-acid sequence is MTGLFLTRMLRIVTIFVLTAQHVTGKTLKYQIFEEQKVGTVIARLRDDVADVLAKLPSSVSLRFRAMQRGSSSFLTVREQDGEISIRTKIDREKLCEKNLNCSIQFDVLTLPTEHLQLFHVEVEVLDINDNTPQFARALIPIEISESAAIGSRIPLDSATDPDVGENSLYTYALEPNRNFKIDVQSRSDGVKYAELVVLKELDREVRSSYELQYTASDRGVPPRTGSTLLRINIADSNDNSPVFEKSSYVINLPENSPVGTLLIDLNATDADEGTNAKIAYSFSNHVSPKIIETFKINTDSGHLTLIKRVDYETVNSYDIDVQAQDMGPNSMPAHCKILVKVVDVNDNKPDISINFPSQGNGDAAYVSEASPLDTFVALVRVEDLDSGLNKEVECKLHGQGYFKLQKTYENNYMILTNVSLDREKRSEFSLTVVAEDRGSPSLSTVKHFTVHVTDENDNPPRFEKGQYEIFKSENNAPGAYLTSIMATDPDLDTNGQVSYSILENSIHGSSISTYVIVDPSNGAIYALRSFDREDVSRISFVVQAKDAGKPPLTSNATVVLSILDENDNPPVIVVPQLWNFTAEIPASKFTEAGHLLTVVRATDRDTGVNADLICSIDNGNEAGFFVIEPRTCEIQANASLEHFPHDHAELTVVVRDQGSESLSAKAVLKINLYENMENHVQSVDQGEFVINMNMIIIITLVVILAMLLVIMVPFATHCNQEKKDTRHSYNCRVAESTHQHHPKKPSRQIHKSDITMVPTVNGTLPIRAHHRSPSATPPMDRAQMGVPQNHHSRQSLNSLVTISSHHIPESFALEMAHATPPVEQVSQLLSMLHQGQYQPRPSFRGNKYSRSYRYALQDMDKFSLKDSGRGDSEAGDSDCEMGRESPVDRLLLGEGFSDLMHLEMHHRLHPDFIAAFDTINHAILLSCLKSSLNITEFGAWPPTLHPVHATTGFHHRQPWSSLSLLC